Genomic segment of Mucilaginibacter sabulilitoris:
ACAAAAACAAAGGATTCTAATTGCTAGAGCGGTTTATAAAGATCCAAAATATTTATTTTTTGACGAAGCCACCAATGCACTCGACGCCAATAATGAAAAAGCAATAGTTGAAAATTTACAACTGTTTTTTGAAGGTAGAACTGTAGTAATTGTTGCTCACAGATTAAGTACAGTTAAAAGTGCAGACAAAATAATTGTATTGAAAGAAGGGACAATCGTAGAAGAAGGTAATCATGATTACCTCACCCATTTAAAAGGTCATTATTATGAGTTAGTAAAAAATCAATTAGAGTTAGGGTCATAAACTTGGTATGGTGGAAGAAATACAAACATTGCCGAAAAAAAAAGAAAAAAAATCCAGGGCAGGAAAAATAGTTGATAATTTTGAACAACGATCAGAGGCTGCGCAGGATATTATCTCGAGCAAGCCCGACTTTTTTGAAAAATATGCATTGCTCTGCATTTTAGGCACCTTGCTTATCCTTGTTGGTAGCACCTGGTTCATCAGGTATCCGGATTTTATAGAAGCCAGGGCGACTCTGACCGCCAACAGTGCGCCAAAGGAACTTGTTCCAAAAACAAGCGGCCGACTGGTTCGCCTATTTGTAAGAAATAATCAACAGTTACAAAAGGACGATATCATTGGATGGATCGAAAGTACCGCCGATCACAAGGAGGTTATGGAACTGTCCAATGAGATCAATAGCAGTATCGCGTTCATAAATCATGACCAACCGGAAAAGGTTTTCGATATATTTCAGAAATACTATAACAATCTGGGCGAGATCCAGATCGCGTATCAACAATTCATAAACGCGTGGCAACAATTTAATGATTATACGGTCAACGGCTTCTATTTCATGAAAAGGTCTTTACTGGAAAATGATATCACGTCAATAGACAAGACTCAGGTAATTATTGAGGGTCAAAAAAAACTCACTGAACAGGATATTAAGTTAGCTGAGGAAACTTACAAAATGAATAAAACCTTGCTGGATCAGAATGTTCTAACCAAAGAAGAGTTTCGCTCTCAGACAAGTAAGTATGTGAACAAACAATTGGCTATTCCGCAATTGAAAACTTCTCTTTTAACTAATCAAACGCAAAAGAGAGATAAACTAAGGGAACTTGGTCAACTCAATCATGATATTGCTCAACAAAAGGTAATCTTTGAACAGGCCTTGCAATCCTTAAAAAGCAAAGTCGACGATTGGATTACAAAATATATAATTAAAGCCCCTATATCTGGTAAGGTCTCATTCACTATCCCTTTACAGGAAAATCAATATTTGCAATTTGAAAAGACAATTGGATATATCAACCCTGCCGATACACATTATTATGCGGAAGCCTATCTTTCCCAGTATAACTTTGGCAAGATCGACACAGGCTTAACCGTTCAACTCCGGTTTGATGCTTATCCATATCAGGAATTGGGCTTCGTGGAAGGTAAAATAAATTACATTTCAAATGTGCCGTCAGATAGCGGCTTTTTGGCGACCATAAAGTTTAATAAGGGTTTAGTAACCAACAATAACCGAAATATCGCATATAAAAGCGGCCTTAAGGCGCAGGCTATTGTCATTACAAAGGACATGAGGCTCTTGCAACGTTTATATTATAATATGGTGAAATCGGCCTCAGCAGGAAAGTAGGTGAAACATCAGACAGTTGGACACATTACGAAAGTGATGTGGAGTTCTGGACATAACGTTCCAAAACACGAACTCGATATTGTATAGTGGCGAATAAGAATGCAGGAAAGGGTTTTATTTCTAATACACGTCGCCTTGGCGACAGTTACTTTCCTTGCCGTTATCCGAATCAACTTGTGCGGCAATGATAACACTGATGGACGGGCAAGTAGGAGATATAGTTAAAAACTAAAATAGGATGGTGTTTATAATAATACGATCGTTATGTTTTGAGCTGATAATGGCCCAGCCTATAACGCGGGTGTCGACCCAACATTTTTTAAAAATGCATTTCCATTCAAGGGAGAATATGGTTGGGGAAAATGGGTTTGTGCATGAAGGGGCATTCGTGGACCTTTTATCGTATCGTGGCCGGCTAAGGTCGGATCAACCACTAATCTCATTTCATCAACTATAGATATCACGCCCAAGCTTTGTAATTTGCTAAACGTGAAGGCGCAAAAAAATATTGATAGTTTTATTTTACCTATGTTATTTGGTGGAGGTGTACAGGCTCAGTATGATTGTCTTTATTTTGAATATCCGATATATAATGGTCAGCGGGCCATACGCCTGATAACCGGAAAGGAGTAAGATTGAACATGATGAAGGGTAATACAACACAGTTATTGTATGATCTTTCTGTTGATATACAGGAACAAAATAATGTTGCCGCACAGCACCCGGATATCGGTGAAAAATTAATTATTATCAGAAAAAAAGAGCATTATAAGTCGGAATTGAACACATTTATCATTCCTGTTTTAGAAAACGAAGCCCGTGAACCTGCTAAAGCACAGTAAAGGCCAACCCACCACAAATCAAGTGCTCTTTACATGGGGTAAAAACTTTCATCTTATTTATATTAGTTGAGCCAGAATACTGATGCGATTTAGTTATCTGGTTTCGGTACTTTGCTTACTATTGCTTGTTTTTGCCACTATTCTTTTACCGGAAAATGGGAGGGAAGGCATAGCACTGCGGGATATTTGGCAAGAGCATATGACAAAGTCTTTTTTATAGAAAAGTGATTAAAAAAAACATGCGATATTCCCGCACTCTGCAGCAACAATATTATCTGGTATAATTCGTATATCCAATCAGAAACCAATTTTAAACAGGTTATCCTGGGTGTAATTATGTGGTTTTGAAAGGATGACGGCTATAATTTTAATTTATTGAATGCCTGTTGCAGGTCATTTATTAAATATTGAGGGTCTTCTAAACCAACATACATTCTGATGAGTTGATGGCGCTCATCACCTGGTTTGTACTCCGGTTCCGCAATCGACGCTATAGATGGAAGTATCAAACTTTCATGGCCTCCCCAGGAAACCGCGAGTAATATATGCTGCAAATGGTTACAAAATGCTTCAATATTTGCAAATGACGTATTTTTTAACGTAAAACTGAACAACCCTCCGCAGCCCTGCATTTGTTCACAGGCCAATTGGCTTTGTTTGAAAGCCGGGTCAAAGGGCCATATTACCTGTTGTATTGCTTCATGGCTATTTAGCCATTGAGTAATTATTTTAGTGCTCTCAAAACTACGTTGCAGGCGCAATGGTAATGTACGCAATCCTCGCAACATCAGCCATGCGGAGTGTGGGGAAATAGCCGGGCCGAGATTCATAAATTCATGGTCGAAAATTTGCCTTATCAGTTCTTTGCTGCCGGTAAGTACGCCCGCCACCACATCTGAATGTCCTCCAATATACTTTGTAGCCGATTGAGCAACCAGGTCAATACCCATACTGATAGGCTGTTGATATAACGGGCTACAGTAGCTGTTATCAATCATGGTCATAATACCTCTGGCCCGGGCAAAGCCAGCTATCTTTTTTATGTCCTGCAATTCATAACTAAAGGTGTTGGGACTTTCCAGGTATATTAGGCGGGTTTCGGGTTTAACAGCTTTTTCAAAATTGTCAAAAACAGTTCCATCAATAAAGGTAGTAGTGATGCCAAATTTGGGTAAAAATTCATTAAAAAGTTTTAAAGTCCAGCTATATGGATTTTTAACCGCAATCACATGATCGCCGACTTGTAATAAAGAAAGCAATGGAACACTTATGGCGCCTATTCCGCTGCTAAATACCAAAGCATCTCCGGCTCCGTCAAGTGCGGCCAGTTTTTTTCGCAGTATATTAAGCGTTGGGTTTTGCCCCCTAGAGTATAAATTTGTTTCAAATTCATCGGCCATAGCCTGTCTGAGTTGCGTTACCGTTTTAAAGGTAAAATTGCTCGACTGCATAATGGGAGGTGAAACGGCATTAAAATAGTTTTCTCTATCTTCTCCCAGTTCATTTAATATAAATGAAAGTTCCATAATTAAGGTATTGTAATTGATTTTTGACCGCCTTTGGTTACAAAATATATAGCGAGGCCAACAACAAAAGCGCAAAGGCATATTAATGCGGCCAACGGGTTTTCAATAAAAATGCTTATGGTAACAAACCAATAAGTAGCAATAAAAATAACGGGAATAAGCGGGTACCATTTTATGGTGTAAATGCCGCTGCCATTTAAGTGTTTGGTTTTTTTTCGTAGAATGAAAATGGTAACTGCCGCCGCCGAAAGGCCAATAGTATCAAAAAACATTACATAACTGAGTATTTTTTGAAAGGAGCTCACAAAAAACAATATGATAAGTACGGCTGCGACAAAAAAACTTAAACCAAATTCCTGCACCTGGGTTTGCTGGTTCACACGCCTGAACCTTTGGGGTAGTATACCATCTTCGGCCATGGCATAGTAAACCCGTGGATTGGCCATGATATTTACATTAATAAAAGCAAGTACTGATACAAACATCAGCAATGATATTATTTTATAGCCCAGTGTTCCAAAAATAGCGCCGGCTAGCGTAGCAGCCAAAGCAGTTTTATGTTGCAGTCCATTGATACCTAAAACAGAATAGTAGGCAAAATTTATGAGCAGATATAAACATATTACCGTTATCATTCCCCAAAAAATGGCTTTGGGTATATTAACCTTTGCATTAATAATGTCTCCTCCAAAATTAATCGTTTGCTGATAGCCGCCATAGGTAAAAAATCCAGCAACCAGGCTTAACCCGAACGCACTCAGGGTATAATTATTTTCAATTACCTTATAATCGCCCAGCATGATATGGCTTTTTAAAACCGCAGTACAAAGAATAAGGATCATACTTATTTTAAATATGGTAAGTACATTTTGAGTTCGGGCACTCATTTTAATACCCCAAAAGTTAATAATGTATAATACCAATACAGATGTTATGGTCATGATTTTGATGCCCAGATCATTTTGTAAGCTTGGTGGCATGATAATC
This window contains:
- a CDS encoding HlyD family secretion protein; the encoded protein is MVEEIQTLPKKKEKKSRAGKIVDNFEQRSEAAQDIISSKPDFFEKYALLCILGTLLILVGSTWFIRYPDFIEARATLTANSAPKELVPKTSGRLVRLFVRNNQQLQKDDIIGWIESTADHKEVMELSNEINSSIAFINHDQPEKVFDIFQKYYNNLGEIQIAYQQFINAWQQFNDYTVNGFYFMKRSLLENDITSIDKTQVIIEGQKKLTEQDIKLAEETYKMNKTLLDQNVLTKEEFRSQTSKYVNKQLAIPQLKTSLLTNQTQKRDKLRELGQLNHDIAQQKVIFEQALQSLKSKVDDWITKYIIKAPISGKVSFTIPLQENQYLQFEKTIGYINPADTHYYAEAYLSQYNFGKIDTGLTVQLRFDAYPYQELGFVEGKINYISNVPSDSGFLATIKFNKGLVTNNNRNIAYKSGLKAQAIVITKDMRLLQRLYYNMVKSASAGK
- a CDS encoding trans-sulfuration enzyme family protein, producing the protein MELSFILNELGEDRENYFNAVSPPIMQSSNFTFKTVTQLRQAMADEFETNLYSRGQNPTLNILRKKLAALDGAGDALVFSSGIGAISVPLLSLLQVGDHVIAVKNPYSWTLKLFNEFLPKFGITTTFIDGTVFDNFEKAVKPETRLIYLESPNTFSYELQDIKKIAGFARARGIMTMIDNSYCSPLYQQPISMGIDLVAQSATKYIGGHSDVVAGVLTGSKELIRQIFDHEFMNLGPAISPHSAWLMLRGLRTLPLRLQRSFESTKIITQWLNSHEAIQQVIWPFDPAFKQSQLACEQMQGCGGLFSFTLKNTSFANIEAFCNHLQHILLAVSWGGHESLILPSIASIAEPEYKPGDERHQLIRMYVGLEDPQYLINDLQQAFNKLKL